The Lolium perenne isolate Kyuss_39 chromosome 6, Kyuss_2.0, whole genome shotgun sequence genome segment tccatttcatcgcacgaaaaaactatttttcatttttgaggtgccgaaaacggtgtgttttgtgaagcaaccaccacaTTAAAGATTCACAtgggtaccaacacatttttcaaaaatactagaccaactaagatggaaaatttctcaacctgtgtatctggaacctttccatccacccctcatgaaaaagacaaattcctgcagaatcggtaggaggccgaccagatttgaactatAAGTACATGATATATTGCTCatgattttttgtaaaaattatTTTTAGATTCACAACATGTTATTTCATTAGAGATCCAGTGAAAGTTTAGCGAGCCTCAGCCCcgggcaaaggatcttcatgcccgccgttttgaatatagtttgaaataggcataaaaaattcgaaaacgatccaaacaatgtaaaaccTTCGCGTGGtctcatattatgtgtcatagttgcaaggaaaaatattaaagttggaaaattgtgaacatcacaaaaaatcgttcacaaaatgagctatcatgttcgaggtttcatgacatttaggtcaaacgaccaatgttatggatagaatcgcggcatagtttgtgataatgtgcccatattgtgcacacatgtgcataTTGGAATGTCTTACGAtattgcaggaggaagttttccatttcatcgcacgaaaaaaacattttccatttttgaggtgccgaaaacggggtgttttgtaaagcaaccaccaaattaaagattcacattggtaccaacacatttttcaaaaatagtagaccaactaagatggaaaatttctcaaccggtgtatctggaacctttccaTCTACCactcatgaaaaagacaaattcccgccgaatcggtaggaggccaaccagatttgaactacaggtacatgatatattgctcaagattttttgtaaaaaatatttttagattcacaacatgctatttcatcagagatccagtgcaagtttagcgagcctcggccccgggcaaaggatcttcatgcccgccgttttgaatGTAGTTTGAAACGGcaataaaaattcaaaaatggtccaaacaatgtgaaaccttcgcgtgctatcatattatatgtcatagttgcaaggaaaaatattaaagttggaaaattgcgaacatcacaaaaaatccttcacaaaatgagctatgatgttcgaggtttcatgacatttaggtcaaacgaccaatgttatggatagaatcgcggcatagtttgtgataatgtgcctATATTATGCACACATGTGTATTTTGAGATGTCTtacgatgttgcaggaggaaATTTTCCTTTTCATCGCGCGAAAAAGCCATTTTCCttttttgaggtgccaaaaacgcgatgttttgtgaagcaaccaccaaattaaagtttcacattggtaccgacacatttttaaaaaaatactagaccacctaagatggaaAATTTCCCAACCGGTGGATCTGGAACTTTTCCATCCatccctcatgaaaaagacaaaatCCCGAATCGGTAGGAGGCTGGCCAGATTTGAACAACTGGTAcatgatctaatgctcatgaatttttggaaaaattatttttagattcaaaatatgatataggtgtcatatttggattcctctcatttttctaatcgatttagacatattatttgtcaaattttgatttacagatttaaagatattaattattccatattaaataaaaaagaaaaaattattttattgtccatttgaattcaagattaatatactcattcttgtagtttatgtaggtaattgtttggaattcaaaaaatAATGATGTGCAACATCAAGCAATAAGGATTAAtagtattgatatggtattattgtcagaaggtgtcatttctttcatggaaTCCAATCTAAATGGAAccgagaagttaagcgtgctaggggtggagtagtgtgaggatgggtgactgacTGGGAAGTTTGACCATGAGTGGAATTAGACCTAATagtaagtgtagttagagttaaaatggtgcaggtgagagattaaaaaattgggataaaaaaattgaattttttttgaaaaaattcgAGCCAGAATTACCAAACGGCGTTATTTCTATGCCGACGGCATATTTGCCTGTGCCGAGGCGTTATTGTGCCGACGGCTGCCGTCGGCACAAGCCTGTGCCAAAGGCAAGGCAAGCTAtgccgccggccgccggccgTCGGCACCTTGACTGGTTCCGTAGTGCATCTCTAGCTGGATGTTTGGGTAATTAGGGTATCAACGGATCGACGCAAATAGACGAAAAGCGTCTGCTTGCGTTTGTGTGGATGAAAAACGCGTTCTAGCTAGATGCAAATTAAGGTGTAATACGTTTTAGTGGGAGGCGGCGTTCCCGTCGACCGCGAGATGCATGTGGTGACTTCATCAATCTCAAAACCTGCCGGATCAAGTTTTTTGGACACAGTCTCTCGGAGATGTTCATAtaagtagggtgtgcgtgtgtgcgtttatAGGGGCGAGTGTATGCACGTTTTTGTAAGCATCTACGTTTGTACCGCGTTTCGAAAAAAATAGTGGTACCCGAAGATGGAGCCTTCTCTACCGAATTCGGGTTATCCTTCACTAGGAGTAGAACTAGATTCATTGGTTCCATCCATGTTGTTCCTTTTTGAGGGATTTCATCCATatttttttaatattttcttcgatttttttaattGATAAAAAATTAGTAGAAAAGTTGACTAAATTTGTGTTAATTAAAACGAATTGAAGGGAGTATAACTATTCCTCTAGCTAGCTAGCAACCAGTGAAAAAAAACGAAGCTTTGCTAGTATATATTTATTTTTTCCTGTAAAAGAACAATGTTACACTTGCACCGCATGAAAAATATATCAATTATCAAACAGCACTTCTCACTCTCAGAATATCGTTCACATGACACAACTCCTGTGACTGCGAGTGATTTCAACAAATTGGATATTTGCTATGCTTTATAGCAAGAGTTTGCTTATGATATCCTTTTGTCTACCGGTGACTTGTACAAGCTTGCAACCTCCTCCTCTGTCAGCACCGACGGGGCGACTTCGATCGGCTCCACGACGAAGCCAGCCTCCTCGCACGCCTTCTTCAGGAGCTCCGCCTGTGCGTCCCCATCCGGGCAAAACGCAACCACTGCACCTCCGCTGCCGGTGAACTTCGATGCAGCGCCAACACTCCTCGCTACTTCGACCATCTTTATATTCACCGCTCCAAGCACGTCGTCTCCAAACATTTGCCTACAACCACCAATCACGCTTAACTAGTTAACTCACTAGTCGGTAATATTGTTGCGATGGAAAATCTCATATCTTGGCTAACAAGATTGTTGATTTCTAAGCCTCGTTGACGTTAGCCTCACCTTCTCAGATCAAAGTTTCTGTTCATAAGCCTCGCGAGTTCAGTGTAattcttctgcaacaacgcattGTGGCCGTCATAGGCTAGATGCGCGACTTCCTTCATGGATGATATTATGAACTCGTCGCCATCAAGCCATCTTTGCCTGACACTGCTGTGGACCTAATTGGTTATACAAGGTTTGAAGTTTGATATATTAGTCTAAAGGAGTGTAAAAATATTTTTCAAACAAAAGGTTTGGAATATTAACCAAGATTGAACAAACCTTGCCAGAGTCGCTTGGGTTCTCAGCATAGATAAGATAGAGAGGGGGGAGTAGATTGACGTCTAGCGGTGTGTATATGCCGTGACCCAGCTTATCCATATGCTCTTGGCTAAAATCCTGACAAGTGGCAAAACTGAAAGATTAGCCCACAAGAGTCATCATCATGACTAACAATCAGGTAGCTAGGTTAGGTGATCGACGTGGAGGGGTGTTTTATAATATAGCTGCCACCAATCACACAAATTTGCCGTACCATGTAAACAAGGCCACAGTAGACCTGCGCGACCCGGTCCTGGAGCCCGGCGACGATCCCGAGCTCCTTCTCCGCGTCGAGGATGAGGTTAGGCCGGACCTCGACCCTGATCTTGTCCCTGACATTGTAGAAATCGAGGAGGCAGCTCAGCGCCGCGCACACGATGGCGCTCGAGCCGGAGAGCCCGGCCTACAGAAATGCAGAGGAAACAGGACTGTCAGTTACGTCATGACAAAAGGGTGTTGTAGGACAGAGGAATCTAAGGGCGGGGTACCTGGCGAGGAATGTTGGTGTCATAGGACAGAGTGAAGTTCTTGTCCTCCAGGGCGATGCCGTTGTGCTTGCAGTGGCTGTGGAAGATTTTGCAGATGGCCAGCAGCAGCCGCACGCCGCCGTAGTACCCTCCCCCGTCCAGACGCTCCACCTGTTACACGCACGGAGATGTCGGTTTTGATTCGTGCAATTGACTAATCGGTGCCGATCGATCTTGGCACGAAAGAAACTATGTCTTGCCAAATCCGATTAATCTCTGCATGATCGGATTGGGCTAGCTGATTGGGAGGAGAAGAGACGGTGGGAAGGAGGAAGAATTTCGATTTGGGGATTGCGATCTTACGAGTGCGGAGAGGCAGGGGAAGGCGACGAGGTCATGGCGCGGGTGGGGCTGGATGAGGAGCTCCTCGGAGGGGCGGAGGCGGACGGTCGCCCAGAGGCCGGCGACGGCGAAGGAGACGGCGCGGCCGCCGTACACGTCGCTGGGGTTGCCGAGGAGACCCACGCGCGCGTATGCCCTGTGTTCCActtccatcgccgccgccgccgctgatccTCCGGCTCCGGGTAGAGATGGATGACAAGTCAGGTCAGGTTGGTGGACCGGATAACGACGCCAGCAGAAGAGTTCGTCACCACCGGTTTCTCCGATGCCGCTACTCCTGTACTTGAACTGTTGCCGGTGTATTGGTCATATACTGTGCTATCTCCGGCAACAGCAGTGTGTTCCATCTGGCGATCATATCTGCCAGCTATTACGTTATTGGCATAATGTTTCAATATTTTGTATCATGATAATCTTGACTACGTGCACACATCTGGCGATCATATCTGCCAAACATTACTTCTCTAGGATATTGTTCAGTATACGTGTGTCATGACGACACAGAGTACATTCACATTTGCAGTAACACAAAATTAGGAATAGTGAATACATCGATCATGCACATGATCAAAATGTTGAAAAGGAAAAGTTAAAGAGTATGACATAAGTATCACGCAAAAGTGATCAACGGAAACATCGGCGATCAATACATATAAGCATGTGTGCCCAAATGCTCGTCGTCTTGGAGGCACCGTCGTCCTCCAGTACGATGTGCTTATATTCCTTTATTTTACTTTTTATTTATTTAATCTTGAAATCCTGTTACAAGTTGGTAGTGTTTATATTTTTGATTCTTCAAAGTGTAGTGTTGATTCTTCAATTAGCGGTTAGATTTGGGGGTTCTGGACCATGTTGTGCTTTTGCATATTTTGATTCGCATGTTTATATGGACTCCATCTATGTTTTATGTCGAAGTGCCATGGCTACATATCCGAAGAAACCAAGGACGCACGTGTCCGCACCTGGTTTTGTCCGCTAGCCAACCGAACACGAAATTATGTTGTGATAGAAGGACTAGGTGAGGCACACATAGGAAGGAGCTCAAAACATGGAGAGGCCGACAAGAGGTACAAGCAGGCCGCCATgtccaagatgagagggccactaTTAATTACCTCGCACGCTACCATGGCTCACCTGGCATGAGGGTTTCATTCCTAGCCAACAGTATCGTCAACTAGCAGGGATATCACCTTTTCATGCTCCAGACGGCACACTATCATCATGGGAGGAACCAGTTTCCTAGCGCACTATCGGTCATTTTCACATGGCAAGCAATGATGAAACATGGTATGGATCAGTGGCATATGGATTAAAATACaattaaaaatataatatgaccaCCAATAAAGATAAGTTTCCAATCACAATCATGCAAATAGCACTTAACCAATATTGAGAGTTCAATCAATCTCAAACTTTGAGGGGATCGAGGTGGAACATGGAGATGAAGATGGTGTTGATATTGGGGATGATGTTTGAGTTAATGGAGAGCCCCCCCTATGCCAAGGAGGAGTGGTGATTACGATGGCTTCGATTTCCCCCTCACCGAAGGCTCCGGAGCAGCAGGTTTGCCCTCTCCCGGAGTAGGAGAGAACTTTCGCCTCCGTCTCCGCCTCCACCTCTGTAAATCGTGATAAAAATATGGTGCAGGTTTTCTAGTGAAACAGAGGTGTATGTAAAAAGGGAGAGGCGAGGCAAAGCTCAAGGTGCAAACGATTCGCGGTGGAGTGGCCTACAGTGGCTCCGCGCCACCTGGGCTCTATTGGTCCTCGTGGCTGCGCTCACGTGTTTCTTTCGCCCATAGTCTTTCTCCTGGTGAAAAACTTTTACCGTATTTTTTCCCCGAATTTTTTGGATTCCAGAAGGTCCCTGAAATATCAAAGTACAAAAAAGGAAGTCTTCTTCCTCCTAGATATTAATATGAATGAAGGATACTTTGTAGGAAAGTATTAGAAATCatctaaaatgcataaaaatggtatattgatgcaaatatcattctaAATTGATCATATATGTTTCTATTATGATGATACAAAATGCATGTATCAACTCAACCAAGCTTAAACCTTTGCTCATCTTCAAGCAAATAAACGAATAGATCGTATCATGCATCAATGATCTTATGGTTGATCAACTAAATACGAACATTGTATCATCAACTTTTGCATGTTCACTTATCTTAAAATATGTATAAACTATCAACCATTCAAATGAGGGAAACATGAATAGAAGTTCTAGCAACTACACCTTACTTTTGAACATGAATAATATTGTATGTTGGACAACTGAACCATCCTCAGTTTTGTTATTTTTTCAAAGTTATCCACTCTGCTAATCTTGGTTTTACTATTGAATTCACAAAACGGATAAACTCTCATAGGATAACTAGTTAAAAGAAGAGAGTTATAATAACAATATAGACATGAAATTCAACTCTATCGAACACTTTCACCACTTTTAAATGGTAGAAGTTAACAGTCCTATTTTTAGTAAACAATATAATACTTATTCATGGATATTTCAATCGTGTCATATgatctactcaacctttgcttcacACTTTCCATTTCTAGTTGAATCCTCGGGTACCTACCTTTCATACACTTTTCTATTGAGCATATGTATTGAAATATCCATGACTCTCAGTTTACTCATTGATTACTAAGTAGTACAAAAGTTTCTCATGTCCCTTTGTCATCATCTCTTTCTAACTGTTTGTTGTACAAAACCATATCTCAACCCCAAATTCAAGGtattattttcttttctttggtTGTAAACATCACTTGCATGgatctttcctttgttgcaagtttttttgtttgtttgagaaGTTCCATACTTGTCCGACACACTCAAGTTAATCTAATTCAAGACAAGGTGTAACTGAAACTTCTAGATATGAGGTGCACATCTACATGAGTGTTACCCATAAATCTCCAAACAAAAGAATCATGGATGACACCATACTTCATACTTTATTCAAAAACCACTCGACCAAATATAAATAATAATGTTCGAAGAGATTTTCAATCTATGAGAAAATCGATACCTACTAGATAGAAGCAAAACCAATCTAAATATCACGACTAAAAGCAATATAACTAACTAAACATCATAAAGACTGGATAAAACTTCCCCAATCTTAGATTGTTGGCGTTGGATCTTCTTTCTTGGCATCGCTCTCCTCGTAGTAGGTGTCCCACTTCTTGAGCTTCCAAGAATAGGGCCTCCCATTGTATAAGGACATTGGTGGATCGTTGAacatggtggaggcatctttggcGATCTTCTTGAAGCGATTTTTGTACTCAAAATTTTGGTTTTCCATATCACACATGAGGGCTTGGAACATGTCCATATGTGTGATGGTGTGCACATACTTCCCCATATCTTTGATCCTTGCAGCATAGGCTTCAAACTTCTTCTCCATCTCAATATTCATAAAGTGATGGGCATCAAGGTTGTGCTCAATCACAGTTCCATAACTGAAGACGGTGTCCTCCAGAACTTGCAGCTTTTCCTCCATGGTGCCCTCGGTCTTGGGAGCCTTCACCTCCTCCATGAAAAGCACCCCCTCCTTGAAGGTTAAGGTCTTCAAAGGAGCCA includes the following:
- the LOC127308678 gene encoding probable glucuronokinase 2 — protein: MEVEHRAYARVGLLGNPSDVYGGRAVSFAVAGLWATVRLRPSEELLIQPHPRHDLVAFPCLSALVERLDGGGYYGGVRLLLAICKIFHSHCKHNGIALEDKNFTLSYDTNIPRQAGLSGSSAIVCAALSCLLDFYNVRDKIRVEVRPNLILDAEKELGIVAGLQDRVAQVYCGLVYMDFSQEHMDKLGHGIYTPLDVNLLPPLYLIYAENPSDSGKVHSSVRQRWLDGDEFIISSMKEVAHLAYDGHNALLQKNYTELARLMNRNFDLRRQMFGDDVLGAVNIKMVEVARSVGAASKFTGSGGAVVAFCPDGDAQAELLKKACEEAGFVVEPIEVAPSVLTEEEVASLYKSPVDKRIS